One genomic window of Corallococcus caeni includes the following:
- a CDS encoding GlxA family transcriptional regulator, with translation MIFHVVLDGVAEGPLGVGLDVVATATRLMEAGLSPGPGRAEPLRQRVVSLDGRPVRSGTGRSVSVDGALSLRSVKAGDVLLVPGLSAASERAIEHLLSRADTARGIELLARAAAKGAMVAASCSATFVLAAAGLLAGRSATTTWWLVPAFARRFPEVTVRADRMVVESDGVLTAGSAFAHADLMLAIVARVASPSLAHLVARYLVLDERVSQSRYMVMEHLRVADPALRAVERFVAANVGRQLTLDELARAAATSTRTLARRVQAGLGMTPLEFVQRVRVAHASHLLETTRESVEEVSARVGYADAAAFRRVYKRHVGETPRGRRTGGIRKR, from the coding sequence GTGATTTTCCATGTCGTGCTGGATGGAGTGGCCGAAGGCCCGCTGGGCGTAGGACTGGACGTGGTCGCCACGGCCACGCGACTCATGGAGGCAGGCCTCTCCCCGGGGCCCGGGCGAGCGGAGCCGCTGCGTCAGCGCGTGGTGTCGCTCGACGGCCGTCCGGTCCGCTCGGGCACGGGGCGCTCCGTCTCCGTGGACGGCGCGCTCAGCCTGCGCAGCGTCAAGGCGGGAGACGTGCTGCTGGTGCCCGGGCTCTCCGCGGCCAGCGAGCGCGCCATCGAGCACCTGCTCTCCCGCGCTGACACCGCGCGCGGCATCGAGTTGCTCGCGCGCGCGGCGGCGAAGGGGGCAATGGTCGCGGCGTCCTGCTCGGCGACGTTCGTCCTCGCCGCGGCGGGGCTGCTCGCGGGACGGAGCGCGACCACGACCTGGTGGCTGGTGCCGGCGTTCGCGCGTCGCTTCCCCGAAGTCACCGTCCGCGCGGACCGGATGGTCGTCGAGAGCGACGGCGTCCTCACCGCGGGCTCGGCCTTCGCGCACGCGGATTTGATGCTGGCCATCGTCGCGCGCGTCGCCAGCCCGTCGCTCGCGCACCTGGTGGCCCGCTACCTCGTGCTCGATGAGCGCGTCTCCCAGTCCCGGTACATGGTGATGGAGCACCTGCGCGTCGCGGATCCAGCGCTGCGCGCGGTCGAGCGGTTCGTCGCGGCGAACGTCGGCCGGCAGCTGACGCTGGACGAGCTCGCCCGCGCCGCCGCCACCTCCACGCGGACGCTGGCACGGCGGGTCCAGGCCGGCCTGGGCATGACGCCGCTCGAGTTCGTGCAGCGAGTCCGCGTGGCTCACGCCTCCCACCTCCTGGAGACGACCCGGGAGTCGGTCGAGGAGGTCTCCGCGCGGGTGGGCTACGCCGACGCGGCCGCGTTCCGCCGCGTCTACAAGCGGCACGTCGGCGAGACGCCACGAGGACGGCGGACGGGGGGCATCCGGAAGCGCTGA
- a CDS encoding LysR family transcriptional regulator has product MIPPADMVLFATVVREESFTRAALKLGITKQTVSERIRQLEERLGVRLLERTTRRLRVTGAGVMYSERCAAIAALIDEANNEVQQGQADPTGLLRVSSPMLYGRRYLTPVISKYLARYPQARVELVLADRRPHLIEEGFDVAIHIGPLNDSSLVARKLGEGAVYFVASPRFLSKHGPPDARELRSARCIGFSAFETWEAEGVKSRIDPVLMVNDSELACEAAIEGVGIARVPDIVCREALRDGRLKVLFGPKPAAMRPIHVVYPSRLNLPNKVRLFVDALATLTEPTPRPRGRKRK; this is encoded by the coding sequence ATGATTCCCCCTGCCGACATGGTCCTCTTCGCGACGGTCGTCCGCGAGGAGAGCTTCACCCGGGCGGCGCTCAAGCTCGGCATCACCAAGCAGACCGTCAGCGAGCGCATCCGTCAGCTGGAGGAACGCCTGGGAGTGCGGCTGCTCGAACGGACCACGCGGCGCCTGCGGGTCACCGGGGCCGGGGTGATGTACTCCGAGCGCTGCGCCGCCATTGCCGCGCTCATCGACGAAGCGAACAACGAGGTGCAACAGGGACAGGCGGATCCCACCGGCCTGCTGCGGGTCTCCTCGCCCATGCTCTACGGCCGGCGGTACCTCACCCCCGTGATTTCGAAGTACCTCGCCCGCTATCCCCAAGCGCGGGTGGAGCTGGTGCTGGCGGACCGCCGGCCCCACCTCATCGAAGAGGGATTCGACGTCGCGATCCACATCGGCCCGCTCAATGACTCGTCGCTCGTGGCGCGAAAGCTGGGCGAGGGCGCGGTCTACTTCGTGGCGAGCCCCCGCTTCCTGTCGAAGCACGGCCCCCCGGACGCGAGGGAGCTGCGCTCCGCGCGCTGCATCGGCTTCAGCGCGTTCGAGACGTGGGAGGCCGAAGGGGTGAAGTCCCGGATCGATCCGGTCCTGATGGTGAATGACAGCGAGCTCGCGTGCGAGGCAGCCATCGAGGGAGTCGGCATCGCGCGCGTCCCGGACATCGTCTGCCGGGAGGCCCTCCGCGACGGGCGACTGAAGGTCCTCTTCGGCCCCAAGCCCGCTGCGATGCGGCCCATCCACGTCGTCTACCCCAGCCGGCTGAACCTTCCGAACAAGGTCCGGCTCTTCGTGGATGCCCTGGCGACGCTGACCGAGCCGACGCCGCGGCCCCGTGGCCGGAAGCGGAAGTGA
- a CDS encoding glutathione S-transferase family protein: protein MKLYFAPRTRAVRPRWLLEELGVPYELVRVDLSQQENTAPAYLAVHPLGELPTLVDGDVTLLESLSSCLHLADRFPEKHLAPPVGSAERGPYYGWMVFAELTLDPVVMAFYRDVQAPAEREPSDAAVEKHRARLTAVLDVIQRGLGGREFLVGGTFTAADVVMASILHLANTLLLLGGHPELVAYVRRHSQRPAVRRAVTG, encoded by the coding sequence ATGAAGCTCTACTTCGCCCCCAGGACCCGAGCGGTCCGTCCCCGCTGGCTGCTGGAAGAACTTGGCGTGCCCTACGAGCTGGTCAGGGTCGACCTCTCTCAACAGGAGAACACCGCGCCTGCCTATCTGGCGGTGCATCCGCTGGGGGAGCTCCCCACCCTCGTGGATGGGGACGTCACGCTGCTGGAGTCCCTGTCCAGCTGTCTCCATCTGGCGGACCGGTTCCCGGAGAAGCACCTGGCGCCGCCGGTGGGGTCCGCGGAGCGCGGTCCCTATTACGGATGGATGGTCTTCGCGGAGCTGACCCTCGATCCCGTGGTGATGGCGTTCTACCGGGACGTGCAGGCGCCAGCGGAGCGCGAGCCCTCGGACGCGGCGGTCGAGAAGCACAGGGCGCGGCTCACGGCCGTGCTCGACGTCATCCAGCGGGGACTCGGCGGCCGTGAGTTCCTGGTGGGCGGGACGTTCACCGCCGCCGACGTGGTGATGGCGTCCATCCTCCACCTCGCGAACACGCTGCTGCTGCTCGGCGGACATCCGGAGCTGGTGGCCTACGTCCGCCGTCACAGCCAGCGTCCGGCGGTGCGCAGGGCCGTGACAGGGTGA
- a CDS encoding AAA family ATPase, giving the protein MRIAVTGTHRAGKSTLIDELSDLLPDYVTVDEPYHQLEEEGYAFAAPPSVDDFEAQLARSIADLDEAPRDVLFDRCPVDFIGYLLAHEDHDAFDLDVWLPRVRSALRKLDLIVLVGIEQPDRIALSASEDEELRLSVDEQLKELLLTDAHALGVEVLEVEGSPRARAKQVLEHLERSLVP; this is encoded by the coding sequence ATGCGAATCGCGGTCACCGGCACGCATCGCGCGGGAAAGTCCACCCTCATTGATGAACTGTCCGACCTCCTCCCCGACTACGTGACGGTGGATGAGCCGTACCACCAGCTGGAGGAAGAGGGGTACGCGTTCGCCGCGCCCCCCTCGGTCGACGATTTCGAAGCGCAGCTCGCACGGTCCATCGCCGACCTCGACGAGGCCCCGCGCGACGTGCTGTTCGACCGATGTCCGGTGGACTTCATCGGGTACCTGCTGGCCCACGAGGACCACGACGCGTTCGACCTCGACGTCTGGCTCCCGCGCGTCCGCAGCGCCCTCCGGAAGCTCGACCTGATCGTGCTGGTTGGGATCGAGCAGCCGGATCGGATTGCGCTCTCCGCCTCGGAGGACGAGGAGCTGCGCCTGTCGGTGGACGAGCAGCTGAAGGAGCTCCTCCTCACGGATGCTCATGCCCTCGGGGTGGAGGTGCTGGAGGTCGAGGGGTCTCCGAGGGCGCGTGCGAAGCAGGTTCTCGAGCACCTTGAGAGGAGCCTGGTTCCGTAG
- a CDS encoding helix-turn-helix transcriptional regulator: MPRASRLLELMQILRRRRTPVSGQALSKALGISIRTLYRDIALLQEQGAEIQGEPGLGYVLRPGFTLPPMMFSVEEIEALVLGARWVAARGDSRLRAAAEDVVAKIRAVLPTAMRDQVDDVMLTVPVMDAPATVDLSVIREAIRTECKVTLTYRDEAGAGTRRTVWPLLIGFFDRVMVLAAWCELRADFRAFRIDRIASVEPSDARYPGRRNTLVEEWRRRQKKSTTARN; the protein is encoded by the coding sequence ATGCCGCGCGCATCCCGCTTGCTGGAGCTCATGCAGATCCTGCGTCGCCGCCGCACGCCGGTCAGTGGGCAGGCACTTTCCAAGGCGCTCGGAATCTCGATCCGCACGCTGTACCGCGACATCGCGCTCCTGCAGGAGCAGGGAGCGGAGATCCAGGGCGAGCCCGGGCTTGGCTACGTACTGCGGCCAGGGTTCACGCTGCCGCCGATGATGTTCTCCGTGGAGGAGATTGAAGCCCTCGTGCTCGGTGCACGGTGGGTGGCCGCGCGCGGCGACTCGCGACTGCGGGCCGCCGCCGAGGACGTGGTCGCGAAGATCCGTGCGGTGCTGCCCACCGCGATGCGAGACCAGGTCGATGACGTGATGCTGACGGTGCCGGTCATGGATGCGCCTGCCACCGTCGACCTCTCCGTCATCCGCGAGGCCATCCGGACGGAGTGCAAGGTCACGCTCACGTATCGGGACGAAGCCGGAGCCGGAACGCGGCGCACGGTCTGGCCGCTCCTCATCGGCTTCTTCGACCGGGTGATGGTCCTGGCCGCCTGGTGCGAATTGCGCGCGGACTTCCGGGCATTCCGCATCGACCGCATCGCCAGCGTCGAGCCCTCCGACGCCCGCTACCCGGGCAGGCGGAACACCCTCGTCGAGGAGTGGCGAAGGCGGCAGAAGAAGTCGACCACTGCCAGGAACTGA
- a CDS encoding VOC family protein, with amino-acid sequence MRTLNYLLLPVRSPRESATLYTQLLGCKPVENSETFVLYVLPNGIKVGLWAASDIEPRPVTPGGIEIAFSETSREAVLQTYEAWTGLGLKVLQQPTDMPFGFTFVVEDPDGHRLRPFVLAERPR; translated from the coding sequence ATGCGAACCTTGAACTACCTGTTGCTTCCCGTCCGCAGCCCTCGGGAGAGCGCCACGCTCTACACCCAGCTCCTGGGCTGCAAGCCCGTCGAGAACTCGGAGACGTTCGTGCTGTACGTCCTGCCCAACGGCATCAAGGTCGGGCTGTGGGCGGCGAGCGACATCGAACCCAGGCCCGTCACGCCCGGCGGCATCGAGATCGCCTTCAGCGAGACGAGCCGGGAGGCAGTGCTCCAGACCTACGAGGCGTGGACCGGCCTGGGGCTGAAGGTCCTGCAGCAGCCCACGGACATGCCCTTCGGGTTCACGTTCGTGGTCGAGGACCCCGACGGGCACCGGCTGCGCCCGTTCGTGCTGGCCGAACGGCCGCGCTGA
- a CDS encoding dihydrolipoyl dehydrogenase family protein: MNDSIPMDVVVIGAGPAGLLAALRAGDLGARTALVTRDEFGGMAAHDGPVPVRTLAQAARLLRDARQLGRYGIAVTEPVLDYERLLERVREVSGDVRTHAALREQLAAAGVTVHEHAGAARFSDPHTLETQRGLRFRAEKFILCTGGVSRRLPIPGFELTKTHSDAWSLTSVPPTMLVVGGGATGVQVASVFNDFGTRVQLFEAGARILPTEDEDVAAAVAESFRQAGMEVREDFGRIERFEATPGGVRMVFSRDGVQDSAEAALVVAAVGWRADTSALNLAVAGVETDPRGFVRVDAQLRTSAPHIFAAGDVTGRMMLVPQALQDGFVAGSNAARSPMISVTDEVSPMGSFTDPEYAQAGLTEAKARQTHDVVVAVVPFDSTTRTLIDGQTTGFCKLIVDRATRKILGCHVVGERAVDLVQTAAIAIEAGMRVEQLARIPLSFPTYTGVLGRAAAIAARQLQVDVDRARLAELL, translated from the coding sequence TTGAACGATTCAATCCCCATGGACGTGGTGGTCATTGGTGCCGGACCCGCGGGGCTGCTCGCGGCGCTCCGCGCTGGCGACCTGGGCGCCCGGACCGCCCTGGTCACCCGCGACGAGTTCGGCGGCATGGCGGCCCACGACGGACCGGTTCCGGTGAGGACGCTGGCGCAGGCGGCGCGGTTGCTCCGCGACGCCCGGCAACTGGGGCGCTATGGCATCGCGGTGACAGAGCCCGTGCTGGACTACGAGCGGCTGCTCGAGCGCGTGCGCGAAGTGTCCGGCGACGTTCGCACCCACGCGGCCCTGCGCGAGCAGCTCGCCGCGGCGGGCGTCACCGTGCACGAGCACGCAGGCGCCGCGCGCTTCTCGGACCCGCACACCCTCGAGACCCAGCGTGGGCTCCGGTTTCGAGCGGAGAAGTTCATCCTCTGCACCGGCGGCGTGAGCCGGCGCCTCCCCATCCCGGGCTTCGAGCTCACGAAGACCCACAGCGATGCGTGGAGCCTGACCTCCGTTCCACCGACGATGCTGGTCGTCGGCGGTGGCGCCACGGGAGTCCAGGTGGCGTCGGTCTTCAATGACTTCGGCACACGGGTGCAGCTCTTCGAGGCGGGAGCACGCATCCTGCCGACCGAGGACGAAGACGTGGCCGCCGCCGTCGCGGAGTCCTTCCGTCAGGCCGGCATGGAGGTGCGCGAGGACTTCGGCAGGATTGAACGCTTCGAAGCGACGCCAGGGGGCGTGCGGATGGTCTTCTCCAGGGACGGCGTGCAAGACAGCGCGGAGGCCGCGCTCGTCGTCGCCGCCGTGGGCTGGAGGGCCGACACCTCCGCGCTCAACCTCGCGGTCGCGGGCGTCGAGACCGACCCGCGAGGCTTCGTTCGTGTCGATGCCCAGCTGCGCACCTCCGCGCCGCACATCTTCGCCGCCGGAGACGTGACAGGGCGCATGATGCTGGTCCCCCAGGCATTGCAGGACGGGTTCGTCGCGGGCTCCAACGCGGCACGTTCACCGATGATCTCCGTCACGGACGAGGTGAGTCCGATGGGCAGCTTCACCGATCCCGAGTACGCGCAAGCGGGCCTGACCGAAGCGAAGGCACGTCAAACCCACGACGTCGTCGTGGCGGTGGTGCCCTTCGACTCGACGACGCGGACCCTCATCGATGGCCAGACGACCGGGTTCTGCAAGCTCATCGTCGATCGCGCCACGCGGAAGATCCTCGGTTGCCACGTGGTGGGAGAGCGCGCGGTGGACCTGGTCCAGACCGCGGCGATCGCCATCGAGGCGGGGATGCGAGTGGAGCAACTGGCTCGCATTCCCCTCTCGTTTCCCACCTATACCGGCGTCCTGGGGCGTGCGGCGGCCATCGCCGCCCGCCAGCTCCAGGTCGACGTGGACCGGGCCCGCCTCGCGGAGCTGCTTTGA
- a CDS encoding Dyp-type peroxidase, translating into MLELDDIQSGVLRPRPSPYVATYILLRIDERSAGRELMRRLGPVVSTAAQPGSPDADLGLGVALTYRGLEALGVPRDSLDSFAWEFRQGMAARAKALADDGESGPEHWEAPLGTSEVHVVLTALSPDEARLEAALDRAHTALRELGGVQAIWRQDCHALSTGKEPFGFRDGISHPAIEGSGIPGSNPHETPLRSGEFVLGYPDETGGVSPMPRPDVLGRNGTYVAFRKLHQRVAAFRQYLKNAANSPEDEEVLAAKMMGRWRSGAPLALCPFHDVPTLGADASRSNDFHYSDDPTGYKTPPGSHIRRTNPRDASVAGVVRLHRMIRRGTAYGPELPDGVLEDDGVDRGLMFAFIGAHLGRQFEFVQEEWANGGDFLGLGDAKDPIGGAHDGTGAFSFPKRPIPRRLQGLPRFVVTRGGEYGFMPGLRALRWLAEIQS; encoded by the coding sequence ATGCTCGAACTCGACGACATCCAGAGCGGAGTGCTGCGGCCCCGGCCGTCTCCGTATGTCGCGACCTACATCCTCTTGCGCATCGACGAGCGGAGCGCGGGACGGGAGCTGATGAGGCGGCTCGGCCCGGTGGTGAGCACGGCCGCCCAGCCGGGCAGCCCGGATGCCGACCTGGGGCTCGGCGTCGCGCTCACGTACCGCGGGCTCGAGGCGCTGGGTGTACCGCGAGACTCCCTGGACAGCTTCGCGTGGGAGTTCCGGCAGGGCATGGCCGCCCGGGCGAAGGCGCTGGCTGACGACGGTGAGAGCGGCCCCGAACACTGGGAAGCTCCGCTGGGGACGAGCGAGGTCCACGTCGTGTTGACGGCGCTTTCGCCGGATGAGGCCCGGCTCGAAGCCGCGCTGGACCGTGCGCACACGGCCCTGCGGGAGCTGGGTGGCGTCCAGGCCATCTGGCGTCAGGACTGCCACGCCCTGAGCACGGGCAAGGAGCCGTTCGGGTTCAGGGACGGCATCAGCCATCCGGCCATCGAGGGGAGCGGCATCCCAGGGAGCAATCCCCATGAGACGCCGCTCAGGTCGGGCGAATTCGTCCTCGGCTACCCGGATGAGACGGGCGGCGTCTCCCCGATGCCCCGGCCTGACGTCCTGGGACGCAACGGAACGTACGTCGCCTTCCGCAAGCTTCATCAGCGGGTGGCCGCGTTCAGGCAGTACCTGAAGAACGCCGCGAACAGCCCGGAGGACGAGGAGGTCCTGGCGGCGAAGATGATGGGGAGGTGGCGGAGCGGCGCGCCGCTGGCGCTGTGCCCCTTCCACGACGTTCCCACCCTGGGCGCCGATGCGTCGCGCAGCAATGACTTCCACTATTCAGATGACCCGACCGGATACAAGACGCCTCCCGGGTCGCACATCCGGCGAACGAACCCCCGCGACGCGTCTGTCGCTGGCGTGGTCAGGCTCCACCGGATGATCCGGCGCGGGACCGCCTACGGCCCCGAGCTGCCCGACGGAGTCCTCGAGGACGATGGCGTCGACCGGGGGTTGATGTTCGCCTTCATCGGCGCGCACCTCGGGCGGCAGTTCGAGTTCGTGCAAGAGGAGTGGGCCAACGGAGGTGACTTCCTGGGTCTGGGCGATGCGAAGGACCCCATCGGCGGCGCGCACGATGGAACGGGCGCCTTCTCCTTCCCGAAGCGGCCCATCCCCAGGCGGCTGCAGGGCCTGCCGCGGTTCGTGGTCACGCGCGGAGGCGAGTACGGCTTCATGCCCGGGCTGCGCGCGCTGCGGTGGCTGGCGGAGATCCAATCTTGA
- a CDS encoding excinuclease ABC subunit UvrA, protein MTSSTPQPSDSHDLIRVRGARENNLKDVSVEIPKRRLTVFTGVSGSGKSSLVFGTIAAESQRLINETYSTFVQGFMPSLGRPEVDVLEGLTTAIIVDQERMGANSRSTVGTATDANAMLRVLFSRLGKPHIGSSNAFSFNVPTARGVGQMSTDKGEGKTERREFTVTGGMCPRCEGMGSVNDIDLSQLYDDTKSLAEGALTIPGYTVDGWQVRIFTASGFLDPNKPIRKYTKQERHDFLYREPTKVKVESMNLTYEGLVPRIQKSFLSKDVEAMQPHIRAFVERAVTFTACPECGGTRLNAAARSCKIKGINIAEACAMQINDLAAWVRGLEEPSVAPLLATLRQTLDSFVEIGLGYLSLDRPSGTLSGGEAQRTQMIRHLGSALTDVTYVFDEPTVGLHPHDIQRMNGLLVRLRDKGNTVLVVEHKPEAIEIADHVVDLGPGAGTAGGQVVFEGTVEGLRASGTLTGRHLGYRARLKPSVRKPSGTLTVRGASAHNLKKVDVDIPLGVLVVVTGVAGSGKSSLIHGSVSGRDGVVTVDQSAIKGSRRSNPATYTGLLEPVRKAFAKANGVKPALFSANSEGACPTCNGAGVIYTDLAMMAGVSTVCEDCEGRRFQAAVLDYRLGGLNIAEVLDLPVADAVTFFNKGEAKTPAAHAILKRMTDVGIGYLRLGQPLTTLSGGERQRLKLATHMGEDGGVYVLDEPTTGLHLADVEQLLGLLDRLVDSGKSVIVIEHHQAVMAHADWLIDLGPGAGHDGGRIVFEGTPAKLVAAPSTLTGKHLAAYVG, encoded by the coding sequence ATGACCTCCTCCACCCCGCAGCCCTCCGACAGCCACGACCTCATCCGCGTCCGGGGTGCCCGGGAAAACAACCTGAAGGACGTGAGCGTCGAGATTCCCAAGCGGCGGTTGACGGTGTTCACCGGCGTCTCGGGGTCCGGCAAGTCGTCGCTGGTGTTCGGCACCATCGCGGCGGAGTCGCAGCGGCTCATCAACGAGACCTACAGCACGTTCGTGCAGGGCTTCATGCCCTCGCTGGGCCGGCCGGAGGTCGACGTGCTGGAAGGGCTGACGACCGCGATCATCGTGGACCAGGAGCGGATGGGCGCCAACTCCCGCTCCACGGTGGGCACGGCGACGGACGCCAACGCGATGCTGCGGGTGCTGTTCAGCCGGCTCGGCAAGCCGCACATCGGTTCTTCCAACGCCTTCTCCTTCAATGTCCCGACGGCGCGCGGCGTGGGCCAGATGTCCACCGACAAGGGCGAAGGAAAGACGGAGCGGCGCGAGTTCACGGTCACCGGCGGCATGTGTCCCCGGTGTGAGGGCATGGGGTCGGTGAACGACATCGACCTGTCCCAGCTGTACGACGACACGAAGTCGCTCGCCGAGGGCGCGCTCACCATCCCGGGCTACACCGTCGATGGCTGGCAGGTGCGCATCTTCACGGCCTCGGGCTTCCTCGACCCGAACAAGCCGATCCGCAAGTACACGAAGCAGGAGCGCCACGACTTCCTCTACCGGGAGCCGACCAAGGTGAAGGTCGAGAGCATGAACCTGACCTACGAGGGGCTGGTTCCGCGCATCCAGAAGTCGTTCCTGTCCAAGGACGTGGAGGCGATGCAGCCGCACATCCGTGCGTTCGTGGAGCGGGCGGTGACGTTCACGGCCTGTCCCGAGTGCGGCGGCACCCGGCTCAACGCGGCCGCCCGGTCCTGCAAGATCAAGGGCATCAACATCGCGGAGGCCTGTGCGATGCAGATCAACGACCTGGCCGCGTGGGTGCGCGGCCTGGAGGAGCCGTCCGTGGCGCCGCTGCTGGCGACGCTGCGTCAGACGCTCGACTCGTTCGTGGAGATTGGCCTGGGCTACCTCAGCCTGGACCGGCCGTCAGGGACGCTGTCCGGCGGCGAGGCCCAGCGCACCCAGATGATCCGGCACCTCGGGTCGGCGCTCACCGACGTGACCTACGTCTTCGACGAGCCGACGGTGGGGCTGCACCCGCACGACATCCAGCGGATGAACGGCCTGCTGGTGCGGCTGCGCGACAAGGGCAACACCGTGCTGGTCGTCGAGCACAAGCCGGAGGCCATCGAGATCGCCGACCACGTCGTCGACCTTGGGCCCGGCGCTGGCACCGCCGGTGGCCAGGTGGTGTTCGAGGGCACCGTCGAAGGGCTGCGGGCCAGCGGCACGCTCACCGGACGGCACCTGGGCTACCGGGCCCGCTTGAAGCCGTCGGTGCGCAAGCCCTCGGGGACCCTGACGGTGCGCGGCGCCAGCGCCCACAACCTGAAGAAGGTGGACGTCGACATCCCGCTCGGCGTGCTGGTGGTGGTGACGGGCGTGGCCGGGTCGGGCAAGAGCTCGCTCATCCACGGCTCGGTGTCGGGCCGGGACGGCGTGGTGACGGTCGACCAGAGCGCCATCAAGGGCTCGCGGCGGAGCAACCCGGCGACGTACACCGGCCTGCTGGAGCCGGTGCGCAAGGCGTTCGCGAAGGCCAACGGCGTGAAGCCCGCGCTGTTCAGCGCCAACTCCGAGGGCGCCTGCCCGACGTGCAACGGCGCCGGGGTCATCTACACGGACCTGGCGATGATGGCCGGCGTCAGCACGGTCTGCGAGGACTGCGAGGGCCGGCGGTTCCAGGCGGCGGTGCTGGACTACCGGCTGGGCGGGCTCAACATCGCGGAGGTGCTGGACCTGCCCGTCGCGGACGCGGTCACCTTCTTCAACAAGGGCGAGGCGAAGACCCCGGCCGCGCACGCCATCCTGAAGCGCATGACGGACGTCGGCATCGGCTACCTGCGGCTCGGCCAGCCGCTCACCACGCTGTCGGGTGGCGAGCGGCAGCGGCTGAAGCTCGCGACGCACATGGGCGAGGACGGCGGCGTCTACGTGCTCGACGAGCCGACCACCGGCCTGCACCTGGCCGACGTCGAGCAGCTGCTCGGACTGCTGGACCGGCTGGTCGACTCCGGCAAGTCGGTCATCGTCATCGAGCACCACCAGGCGGTCATGGCGCACGCGGACTGGCTCATCGACCTGGGGCCGGGCGCGGGCCACGACGGTGGGCGGATCGTGTTCGAAGGCACTCCGGCGAAGCTGGTCGCGGCGCCGTCCACGCTGACCGGCAAGCACCTGGCGGCGTACGTCGGCTAG
- a CDS encoding ArsR/SmtB family transcription factor — MESTFAIIAEPNRRSILSLLAASECSVGELERQLRMPQSSVSKHLRVLRDAGFVEARVEAQRRVYRLRPEPLMEVDAWLTPFRRFWTAHVDALERHLDRMDELPKKEKGKK, encoded by the coding sequence ATGGAATCAACGTTCGCGATCATCGCGGAGCCGAACCGCCGGAGCATCCTCAGCCTGCTGGCGGCGTCGGAGTGCTCCGTCGGCGAGCTTGAGCGCCAGCTGAGGATGCCCCAGTCCTCCGTGTCCAAGCACCTGCGGGTGCTGCGTGACGCCGGCTTCGTGGAGGCGCGCGTCGAGGCCCAGCGGCGCGTCTACCGGCTGCGCCCGGAGCCGCTGATGGAGGTCGACGCGTGGCTGACGCCCTTCCGGCGCTTCTGGACGGCCCACGTCGACGCGCTCGAACGCCATCTCGACCGGATGGACGAGCTACCCAAGAAAGAGAAAGGAAAGAAGTGA
- a CDS encoding SRPBCC family protein, producing the protein MSHRAKYTPGPAAGARIQKEGDKWTLVLVRDLRHPPTKVWEAITDPEHLREWAPFDPDRNLATVGAVKLTTVGAPKEHVAESQVKRAEAPRLLEYGWGGNDMRWELEPLATGGTRLTLWHNIHRGFISMGAAGWHICFDVLDQLLAGEPLGRIVGPEAMKFDWQRLNVEYAKQFGVEPPNPPSAPRT; encoded by the coding sequence ATGAGCCACCGCGCGAAGTACACGCCCGGCCCCGCGGCCGGGGCCAGGATCCAGAAGGAAGGGGACAAGTGGACGCTCGTGCTGGTCCGCGACCTGCGCCATCCGCCCACGAAGGTCTGGGAGGCGATCACCGACCCCGAGCACCTGCGCGAGTGGGCGCCGTTCGATCCCGACCGGAACCTCGCCACCGTCGGCGCCGTGAAGCTCACCACCGTGGGGGCGCCGAAGGAGCACGTCGCCGAGTCGCAGGTGAAGCGGGCGGAAGCGCCGAGGCTGCTCGAGTACGGCTGGGGCGGGAACGACATGCGCTGGGAGCTGGAGCCGCTGGCGACCGGCGGCACCCGGCTCACGCTCTGGCACAACATCCACCGTGGCTTCATCTCGATGGGCGCCGCGGGCTGGCACATCTGCTTCGACGTGCTGGATCAGCTGCTCGCCGGTGAGCCCCTGGGCCGCATCGTCGGCCCGGAGGCCATGAAGTTCGACTGGCAGCGCCTGAACGTCGAGTACGCGAAGCAGTTCGGCGTCGAGCCCCCCAACCCCCCTTCCGCCCCCCGGACCTGA
- a CDS encoding DoxX family protein, giving the protein MPRTKGILIGFWSFTALFCLQIGFTAYAQLNLPQVAESFTHLGFPGYFRVGLAWAKLLGVAVLLAPVPARLKEWAYAGFAFNLISALIAHLAVGDGPQAWGFAVGTGVLWGGSYVLWRQLQVRPQAHSLEVAHG; this is encoded by the coding sequence ATGCCCCGCACCAAGGGAATCCTCATCGGCTTCTGGAGCTTCACCGCGCTCTTCTGCCTGCAGATCGGCTTCACCGCCTACGCGCAGCTGAACCTGCCGCAGGTGGCGGAGTCGTTCACTCACCTCGGCTTCCCCGGCTACTTCCGGGTAGGGCTCGCATGGGCCAAGCTCCTGGGCGTGGCGGTGCTGCTGGCGCCGGTGCCCGCGCGGCTCAAGGAGTGGGCCTACGCGGGCTTCGCCTTCAACCTGATCTCCGCGCTCATTGCCCACCTCGCGGTGGGGGATGGCCCGCAGGCGTGGGGCTTCGCGGTGGGCACGGGCGTGCTCTGGGGGGGCTCGTATGTCCTCTGGCGCCAGCTCCAGGTTCGCCCGCAGGCCCATTCGCTGGAGGTCGCCCATGGCTAG